The following proteins come from a genomic window of Gossypium raimondii isolate GPD5lz chromosome 5, ASM2569854v1, whole genome shotgun sequence:
- the LOC105767191 gene encoding cysteine-rich repeat secretory protein 38 produces MKWAMGSSSSTFLLFLYSFLLSLATLTLSQLHDVYFERNCSDTNGNFTPNSAYQTNLNAIISQLPTLAHFNYGFFNLSAGGSPDKVYSSALCRSDLTQDRCYSCLNYTATELERLCPRIKTAIAWSELCLVRLYTLDEW; encoded by the coding sequence ATGAAGTGGGCAATGGGGTCTTCTTCTTCAACATTTCTTCtgtttctttattcttttcttctttcccttGCTACTCTTACCCTTTCGCAGCTTCATGATGTTTACTTTGAGCGTAACTGTAGTGATACCAATGGCAATTTCACCCCAAACAGCGCTTACCAGACCAACCTCAATGCCATCATCTCTCAACTCCCCACCCTTGCACATTTCAATTACGGCTTCTTCAATCTGTCTGCCGGTGGAAGCCCCGACAAAGTTTACTCAAGCGCACTTTGCAGGAGTGACTTAACTCAAGATCGTTGCTATAGTTGCCTCAACTACACCGCGACCGAGCTCGAGCGATTGTGTCCCCGGATCAAGACCGCCATCGCTTGGTCCGAGCTTTGTTTGGTGCGATTATACACTTTGGATGAATGGTAG